A genome region from Jeotgalibacillus aurantiacus includes the following:
- the pepF gene encoding oligoendopeptidase F: MAEQAVQTLKERREVPVELTWDLEAIFSTDEKWDEEYKAVLEDSKKAHDLKGTLSKGADSFYQALDFQSQIMQRLERLYTYSHMRFDQETTNSFYQGMDDRAKNLVSQVSSSFAFLVPEILSIEEEKINQFIEEKEELQSYKHSIEVINAQRPHVLSAEMEGLLAEASEVLNASSNTFGTLNNADLTFPTIKNEKGEEVEVTHGRFVNFLESSDPRVRRDAFKAVYETYGKYRNTFASTLGGQVKKDNFSARVRNYDSARHAALSVNSIPEDVYENLVNTVNKNLPLLHRYVKLRKKVLGLNELHMYDLYTPLVKDVDMKVPYEEAKQMMVEGLKPLGEEYQAIVNEGLENRWVDVEENKGKRSGAYSSGAFGTNPYILMNWQDNVNNLFTLAHEFGHSVHSYYSRNNQPYHDSGYSIFVAEVASTCNEALLNDYLLNTITDEKKRLYILNHFLEGFRGTVFRQTMFAEFEHIIHQKAQNGEALTAESLTEEYYQLNKKYFGEDVIVDEEIGLEWARIPHFYYNYYVYQYATGYSAATALSKKILQEGQPAVEQYINEFLKAGSSDYPIEVLKKAGVDMTTAEPIEAACKVFEEKLKEMEELLS, from the coding sequence ATGGCAGAACAGGCAGTACAAACATTGAAGGAACGACGTGAGGTACCCGTAGAATTAACTTGGGATTTAGAAGCTATTTTTTCCACAGATGAAAAATGGGACGAGGAATACAAGGCAGTTCTTGAAGATTCAAAAAAAGCTCATGATTTAAAAGGCACGCTATCAAAAGGTGCGGATTCTTTTTATCAGGCGCTGGATTTCCAGAGTCAGATCATGCAGAGACTTGAAAGACTTTATACATATTCTCATATGCGGTTTGATCAGGAAACAACCAACTCGTTTTATCAGGGTATGGATGACCGTGCTAAAAACCTGGTTTCACAGGTAAGCAGCTCATTCGCCTTTTTAGTACCGGAAATTCTTTCGATTGAGGAAGAAAAAATTAATCAGTTTATTGAAGAGAAGGAAGAATTGCAGTCTTACAAGCATTCGATTGAAGTGATCAATGCACAGCGTCCGCACGTGTTATCAGCCGAAATGGAAGGTCTGCTTGCAGAAGCGTCAGAGGTTCTGAATGCTTCTTCAAACACGTTTGGTACACTGAACAATGCAGATTTGACATTTCCAACGATTAAAAACGAAAAAGGTGAAGAAGTCGAGGTGACACATGGGCGCTTTGTGAATTTCCTCGAAAGCAGTGACCCGCGTGTCAGAAGAGATGCGTTTAAAGCTGTTTATGAAACGTATGGGAAGTATCGCAATACTTTTGCTTCAACACTTGGCGGTCAGGTGAAAAAAGACAATTTCTCTGCGCGGGTAAGAAATTATGATTCTGCGCGTCATGCTGCTTTATCTGTGAACAGTATTCCTGAGGACGTGTATGAGAACCTTGTTAATACTGTAAATAAAAACCTTCCACTGCTGCATCGCTACGTGAAGCTGCGTAAAAAGGTGCTTGGTTTGAACGAACTTCATATGTACGATCTGTATACGCCACTTGTGAAGGATGTAGACATGAAGGTCCCTTATGAAGAGGCAAAACAAATGATGGTTGAAGGCCTCAAACCGCTCGGAGAGGAATATCAGGCCATTGTTAATGAAGGACTTGAAAACCGTTGGGTCGATGTCGAAGAAAACAAAGGCAAACGCAGCGGTGCATATTCATCCGGTGCTTTTGGAACAAACCCTTATATTCTTATGAACTGGCAGGATAATGTGAATAATCTCTTCACATTGGCTCATGAATTTGGACACAGTGTGCACAGCTATTATTCAAGAAATAATCAGCCATATCATGACAGCGGTTATTCAATTTTCGTTGCAGAGGTTGCCTCAACTTGTAATGAAGCACTTTTAAATGACTATCTGTTGAATACGATCACGGATGAGAAGAAGCGCTTATATATTTTAAACCATTTCCTTGAAGGATTTAGAGGGACAGTTTTCCGCCAGACGATGTTCGCTGAATTCGAGCATATTATTCACCAAAAGGCTCAAAATGGTGAAGCACTTACAGCTGAATCGCTTACTGAGGAATACTACCAGCTGAATAAAAAGTATTTCGGTGAAGATGTGATTGTAGACGAGGAAATCGGGCTGGAATGGGCGAGAATTCCACACTTCTACTATAACTATTACGTTTATCAATATGCGACAGGCTACAGTGCTGCAACAGCATTAAGCAAAAAAATTCTGCAGGAAGGGCAGCCTGCAGTAGAGCAGTACATTAACGAATTTCTAAAGGCCGGCAGCTCTGATTATCCAATCGAAGTATTAAAGAAAGCCGGTGTAGATATGACTACGGCGGAACCGATTGAAGCTGCATGTAAAGTGTTTGAAGAAAAACTGAAGGAAATGGAAGAGCTCCTGTCTTAA
- a CDS encoding competence protein CoiA → MLTALNEKNELVSLFQFNSRDQLTKIHANSSFICSSCKAPVILKIGRIKIPHFAHHAKKNCSSASEGETDNHLNGKKSLYSWLHSLGLNPELEKVYEEIGRRADIGVKSGNLEYAIEYQCSAIAPYIKSERTKDYRSLNIIPFWILSYETLQLSESRIVKLTEFHQQFLRYSEALKQYFLLLYSSEMTTFMIIYLIAPLSKYSFIVRLERLPQECVPFPHIPVKFSSLDAELFSSYLIHREKWIINRYKYNVGIKDQFLRMLYEGKETILLNPPWNGLPMRSNLNFTTYACEWQTYLYLYMKKGGIMTEKKLIIYMEKLIKQGVIALRRNQADTSCRFVAESVNEWLEMMEACHIVIKIGDQYSLNPDHIVFKIDCVENRNKVVEHFMNNYMHKIIELYNAR, encoded by the coding sequence ATGCTGACTGCACTAAATGAGAAAAACGAACTTGTTTCCCTGTTCCAATTTAACTCGAGAGATCAACTGACTAAAATCCACGCTAATTCCTCTTTCATCTGCTCTTCATGTAAAGCCCCTGTTATCCTGAAAATAGGAAGAATTAAAATTCCTCATTTTGCTCATCATGCCAAAAAAAACTGTTCATCTGCTTCAGAAGGAGAAACAGACAACCACTTAAATGGAAAAAAATCTTTGTATAGCTGGTTACATAGTCTTGGATTGAACCCTGAGCTGGAAAAGGTATATGAGGAAATCGGCAGGAGAGCGGATATTGGTGTGAAATCGGGTAATCTGGAATATGCGATTGAATATCAATGTTCAGCAATCGCTCCTTACATCAAGTCTGAGCGTACAAAGGATTACCGCTCATTAAACATTATCCCGTTTTGGATTCTTTCGTATGAGACCCTGCAACTTTCCGAAAGCAGGATTGTTAAACTGACCGAGTTCCATCAGCAGTTTCTACGATATTCAGAAGCCCTCAAGCAGTATTTTCTTCTTTTATATTCCTCTGAAATGACAACGTTTATGATCATTTATCTCATTGCCCCACTTTCAAAATATTCATTTATTGTGAGGCTAGAGCGATTGCCTCAAGAATGTGTTCCGTTCCCTCACATCCCAGTGAAGTTCAGCAGCCTGGATGCTGAACTTTTCTCCTCATATCTAATCCACCGTGAAAAGTGGATTATTAACCGCTATAAATATAATGTCGGCATAAAAGATCAATTTCTCAGAATGCTGTATGAAGGCAAAGAAACAATCTTGCTTAATCCCCCATGGAATGGTCTTCCTATGCGTTCAAACCTCAATTTCACCACATATGCCTGTGAGTGGCAGACTTATCTATATTTATACATGAAAAAGGGAGGGATTATGACTGAGAAGAAACTAATTATCTATATGGAGAAGCTCATAAAACAAGGGGTTATTGCCCTAAGAAGGAATCAAGCTGATACCAGCTGTCGTTTTGTAGCTGAATCCGTAAATGAATGGCTCGAAATGATGGAAGCTTGCCATATCGTAATAAAAATAGGGGACCAATATTCTTTAAACCCTGACCATATTGTTTTCAAAATTGATTGTGTTGAGAATAGAAATAAAGTCGTCGAACATTTTATGAATAATTATATGCATAAAATCATAGAATTATATAATGCCAGATAG
- the mecA gene encoding adaptor protein MecA produces the protein MEIERINDHTVKFYISYGDIEDRGFDREEIWYNRDKSEELFWEMMDEVHQEEDFAVEGPLWIQVQALEKGLEILVTKAQVTKDGEKFELPMPDDKNQSGSITNQIEDYLGDHFDMDDDSSPDQEMNITLRFKDFEDVISLSKRFDHEDLHSKLFVYEEIYYLFVEFPEEYFDEGDLENISSILLEYGQETQLTIHRLEEYGKVVMSDNVFKNVQQYFA, from the coding sequence ATGGAAATAGAACGCATTAACGATCATACCGTAAAGTTTTACATTTCGTATGGCGATATTGAAGATAGAGGGTTCGACCGTGAAGAAATCTGGTACAACCGGGACAAAAGTGAAGAGCTCTTCTGGGAAATGATGGATGAAGTTCATCAGGAAGAGGACTTTGCTGTTGAAGGTCCGCTTTGGATTCAGGTTCAGGCACTTGAAAAAGGTCTAGAGATCCTTGTTACAAAAGCGCAGGTAACAAAAGATGGAGAGAAATTTGAGCTGCCAATGCCGGATGATAAAAATCAGAGTGGATCGATTACCAATCAAATTGAGGACTATCTAGGTGATCATTTTGATATGGATGATGATTCTTCACCTGATCAGGAAATGAACATTACCCTGAGATTCAAGGATTTTGAAGATGTTATTTCACTATCCAAACGTTTTGACCATGAAGACTTACATTCAAAGCTTTTTGTATATGAAGAGATTTATTACCTGTTTGTCGAATTTCCTGAGGAATATTTTGATGAAGGCGATCTTGAAAACATTTCAAGCATCCTTCTGGAATATGGCCAGGAAACACAGCTCACGATTCACCGACTTGAAGAATATGGTAAGGTTGTCATGAGTGACAATGTCTTTAAAAATGTACAACAGTATTTTGCATAA
- the spxA gene encoding transcriptional regulator SpxA: MVTLFTSPSCTSCRKAKAWLEEHEIPYTERNIFSEPLSIDEIKEVLRMTEDGTDEIISTRSKIFQKLNVDLESLPLQDLFELIQANPGLLRRPIIMDEKRLQVGYNEDEIRRFLPRKVRTFQLLEAQKMVN; the protein is encoded by the coding sequence ATGGTAACTTTGTTCACTTCACCTAGCTGTACATCGTGCAGGAAAGCAAAAGCCTGGTTAGAAGAGCATGAGATTCCATATACAGAGCGTAATATTTTTTCTGAACCATTAAGCATTGATGAAATCAAAGAAGTATTGAGAATGACAGAGGATGGAACAGACGAAATCATCTCAACGCGTTCTAAAATTTTTCAAAAGCTTAATGTGGATTTAGAATCTCTACCGCTGCAGGATCTGTTTGAATTAATTCAGGCAAATCCAGGGCTGCTTCGCAGACCGATTATTATGGACGAAAAGCGTCTTCAGGTTGGATATAATGAAGATGAAATCCGTCGATTCCTGCCACGGAAAGTTAGAACTTTCCAGCTTCTTGAAGCTCAAAAAATGGTTAATTAA
- a CDS encoding GNAT family N-acetyltransferase produces MHWYEKLKDYFPVEEMKSQKHMEILLKDKGDIYHKDEGPKHVMMYVETDEFIFIDYLFVSSEARGEGLGAQLIQKLKDKGKPIILEVEPVDYEDTDTEKRLRFYKRAGFEHAVSIGYNRRSLATNEVNAMEILYWAPNGESEDIIYESMKKTYESIHTYKDEELYGEQYEPVEKVLKNDREDGKDVLEGI; encoded by the coding sequence ATGCACTGGTATGAAAAATTAAAAGACTATTTTCCGGTTGAAGAAATGAAATCACAAAAACATATGGAAATACTTTTGAAAGATAAGGGCGATATTTATCACAAAGATGAAGGTCCAAAGCATGTGATGATGTACGTGGAGACAGATGAATTTATTTTTATTGATTATTTGTTTGTATCAAGTGAAGCACGAGGCGAAGGACTTGGTGCACAATTAATTCAAAAGCTTAAGGATAAAGGCAAGCCGATCATCCTTGAAGTAGAGCCTGTTGATTACGAAGATACAGATACGGAAAAAAGGTTACGCTTTTATAAAAGAGCCGGCTTTGAACACGCTGTTTCTATTGGATATAACAGACGTTCACTTGCTACAAATGAAGTTAATGCAATGGAGATTCTTTACTGGGCACCTAACGGGGAATCAGAGGATATTATTTATGAATCCATGAAAAAAACATATGAGTCGATCCATACTTACAAAGATGAAGAGTTATATGGTGAACAATATGAACCGGTTGAAAAAGTGCTGAAGAATGACCGTGAGGATGGAAAAGACGTTCTGGAAGGAATATAA
- a CDS encoding putative glycoside hydrolase produces MKKLTAAAGIALLAVSSFQSAVQAEDKADHQTDHQIREMFQTSKVLPESMPRFIYDSGLSFEYPDAVRGIYVTGHSAGGERFNSLLELMNTTDLNAMVIDVKEDHGYLTYVPEEDSPYYDIGQPYIKDMRGVLETLEENNVYPIARVVVFKDSVLAQKRPDLSFQDNGEIWANGRGESFVNPFEKEVWDYNVEIAIEAAKMGFQEIQFDYVRFPEGFENRDDELVYGTGQYGDDEGDNVSKRVDAVSDFVAYASKQLEPYDVDVSVDIFGYSATLPEAPGIGQNFTRISESVDVISSMIYPSHWTSYFGIEKPDLEPYNLIAEYSKVENAKLAELKDPPVSRPWLQDFTASYLGSGNYLVYGAAEVRAQIQALYDNGINEFLLWNAGNSYTEGVNYLP; encoded by the coding sequence TTGAAAAAACTAACAGCTGCTGCCGGAATTGCGTTATTGGCCGTATCTTCATTCCAGTCAGCCGTTCAGGCAGAAGATAAAGCAGATCATCAAACAGATCACCAGATCAGGGAGATGTTCCAGACATCCAAAGTATTACCAGAATCAATGCCAAGGTTTATCTATGACTCGGGTTTATCATTTGAGTATCCAGACGCAGTCAGAGGAATTTACGTCACAGGTCACTCTGCAGGAGGAGAGCGCTTCAACTCCCTGCTGGAATTGATGAATACGACAGATTTGAACGCTATGGTGATTGATGTAAAAGAGGATCATGGTTACCTTACTTACGTTCCTGAAGAGGATTCACCGTATTACGATATTGGACAGCCATACATAAAAGATATGAGGGGAGTACTTGAAACCCTCGAAGAGAATAATGTTTATCCAATTGCCAGAGTAGTCGTATTTAAAGACTCTGTGCTTGCACAAAAAAGACCTGATCTGTCTTTTCAGGATAACGGGGAAATTTGGGCGAACGGACGTGGTGAATCGTTTGTAAACCCATTTGAGAAAGAAGTCTGGGATTATAATGTTGAGATTGCCATTGAGGCAGCTAAAATGGGCTTTCAGGAAATCCAGTTTGATTACGTCCGTTTTCCAGAAGGATTTGAGAACCGTGATGACGAGCTTGTTTACGGAACCGGTCAATATGGAGACGATGAAGGAGACAACGTATCAAAGCGAGTTGATGCTGTTTCAGACTTTGTAGCGTATGCTTCAAAACAGCTTGAACCTTATGATGTAGATGTGTCTGTTGATATTTTTGGTTATTCTGCAACTTTACCTGAGGCACCTGGTATCGGTCAAAACTTTACACGCATTTCAGAAAGCGTGGACGTTATTTCTTCCATGATCTATCCAAGTCATTGGACTTCATATTTTGGGATTGAAAAACCTGATTTAGAACCATACAATCTTATTGCTGAATATTCAAAAGTTGAAAACGCCAAGCTGGCTGAACTTAAAGATCCACCAGTATCAAGGCCGTGGCTGCAGGACTTTACGGCCTCTTATCTTGGATCTGGTAATTATCTGGTTTACGGTGCAGCTGAGGTAAGAGCGCAGATTCAGGCGCTTTATGACAATGGGATCAATGAATTCTTATTATGGAATGCCGGCAACAGTTATACTGAAGGTGTGAATTATTTACCTTGA
- the trpS gene encoding tryptophan--tRNA ligase, which produces MKTIFSGIQPSGTITLGNYIGAMSQFVDLQHDYNCYFCVVDQHAITVPQERLELRKNTKSLAAMYIASGLDPEKVTLFIQSEVPAHAQAGWMLQCVSYIGELERMTQFKDKSDGKEGVSAGLLTYPPLMAADILLYKTDLVPVGEDQKQHLELTRDLAERFNKKFNDIFTIPEVRIPKTGARIMSLQDPLKKMSKSDPNNKSFISMLDEPSQITKKIKSAVTDSEGIVKFDKENKPGVSNLLSIYSILSGKSISEIEEMYEGKGYGDFKSDLAEVVVNCIKPIQDRYNELMNSEELDRILDKGAEKANAEATRMLKKMENAMGLGRKRK; this is translated from the coding sequence ATGAAAACAATTTTTTCAGGTATTCAACCCAGTGGTACGATCACCCTTGGAAATTATATTGGAGCAATGAGCCAATTTGTCGATTTACAGCATGATTATAACTGCTATTTTTGTGTAGTAGACCAGCATGCAATTACCGTCCCTCAAGAGCGTTTAGAGCTCAGAAAAAATACAAAAAGCCTGGCAGCGATGTACATTGCAAGCGGACTCGATCCTGAAAAAGTAACTCTCTTTATTCAGTCGGAGGTTCCTGCACACGCTCAGGCAGGATGGATGCTACAGTGTGTTTCCTATATCGGGGAACTCGAACGGATGACTCAGTTCAAAGATAAATCGGATGGTAAAGAAGGCGTATCAGCTGGCCTTCTCACGTATCCGCCATTAATGGCTGCAGATATCCTGCTTTACAAAACGGATCTTGTGCCTGTTGGTGAGGATCAAAAACAGCACCTAGAACTGACGAGAGACCTTGCTGAGCGTTTCAATAAAAAGTTTAATGATATCTTCACGATTCCTGAAGTCCGTATCCCGAAAACAGGGGCCCGTATCATGTCATTACAGGACCCGCTTAAAAAGATGAGTAAATCAGATCCAAATAACAAATCATTCATTTCCATGCTGGATGAGCCTTCACAAATCACAAAAAAGATTAAAAGTGCTGTAACTGACTCAGAAGGTATCGTGAAATTTGATAAAGAAAACAAACCAGGCGTATCTAACCTGCTATCTATTTATTCGATTTTATCAGGTAAATCCATTAGTGAAATTGAAGAAATGTATGAAGGGAAAGGATACGGAGACTTCAAATCTGATTTAGCAGAAGTTGTCGTCAACTGCATTAAACCCATTCAGGATCGTTACAATGAGTTAATGAACTCTGAAGAACTTGACCGTATCCTTGATAAAGGTGCAGAAAAGGCGAATGCTGAAGCTACGAGAATGCTGAAGAAAATGGAAAACGCCATGGGACTCGGTCGCAAGAGAAAATAA
- the opp4C gene encoding oligopeptide ABC transporter permease, with translation MVNVTADTGKSQEKTINMSPWAIARRKFLRNKLAMISSFFLLTVIIISFLAPYITTADISKVNISQMSLEPSGEHWLGTDKSGRDIFTRILYGGRVSLLVGMSCTALVILFGTIVGAIAGFYGGFVDSALMRFTDFVLNFPFLVFVIVIGAIFQGQIDGLTILIAVISLLSWGGVARIVRSKILAEKENEYILAAISIGCKPSKVIIKHLLPNVLSTIIVQATILFAGLIVAESGLSYLGYGVPQTIPSWGNMLSASQESDVLANKPWIWMPPAIILTITILSINFIGEGLKDAFNPKSNR, from the coding sequence ATGGTGAACGTAACAGCAGATACAGGAAAGTCACAGGAAAAAACCATTAATATGTCTCCTTGGGCCATTGCCAGACGTAAGTTTCTTCGGAACAAACTGGCTATGATCAGCAGTTTCTTCCTGTTGACTGTTATTATTATTTCGTTTTTAGCCCCGTATATTACGACGGCCGACATCTCAAAGGTAAACATCAGCCAGATGTCACTTGAGCCGAGCGGCGAACACTGGCTGGGAACAGACAAATCAGGCCGTGATATTTTCACCCGTATTTTGTACGGAGGACGGGTATCACTTCTCGTTGGAATGTCGTGTACAGCGCTTGTAATCCTTTTTGGAACAATCGTTGGGGCAATTGCAGGTTTTTATGGCGGATTTGTTGACTCAGCATTAATGAGATTTACAGACTTCGTTCTAAACTTCCCATTCCTTGTGTTCGTAATCGTTATCGGTGCGATCTTCCAGGGACAGATCGACGGTTTAACCATTTTGATTGCCGTCATCAGTTTGCTCAGCTGGGGTGGGGTTGCCCGTATTGTACGGAGTAAAATCCTTGCTGAGAAAGAAAATGAATATATTCTTGCAGCGATTTCAATCGGCTGTAAGCCATCAAAAGTGATTATTAAGCATCTTTTACCGAATGTGCTTTCTACAATCATTGTACAGGCAACGATTCTATTTGCAGGTCTGATTGTCGCTGAGTCGGGATTAAGTTACCTTGGATACGGTGTACCTCAAACGATTCCAAGCTGGGGGAACATGCTGTCTGCTTCGCAGGAGTCAGATGTGTTAGCCAACAAGCCTTGGATCTGGATGCCTCCGGCGATCATCCTGACAATAACGATTCTTTCGATTAACTTCATTGGTGAAGGATTGAAGGATGCGTTTAATCCTAAATCGAATCGATAA
- the opp4B gene encoding oligopeptide ABC transporter permease: protein MLKYTIRRLLGMIPMLLLISFVVFLLAKAMPGDSLSGEIDPLNTDPQYIEEMREKLGYNDPLPVQYFNWVSGFLQGDFGKSTRYKVPVSTLIAERLPNTIFLGVTSLVITYVLAFAMGIFAGRRPYTIGDNIIGGLNYLGLAIPSFIAGVFAIYFFSFNLGWIPYAGSVEVGLERGTFEYYVSRVHHVLMPAIVLGLLGTASYTQFLRNDIIENSRKDFVRTARAKGTPTSKIYNVHIMRNSIIPLITFLGFDIATLISGAIITETIFTYPGIGQLFLESVGNRDYPTLMVITMMLSTLTLVGNLVADILYGVVDPRIRLD, encoded by the coding sequence ATGTTAAAGTATACAATTCGCCGTTTACTCGGCATGATTCCAATGCTTCTCCTTATCTCCTTTGTAGTGTTTCTCCTGGCGAAAGCAATGCCGGGAGATTCACTTAGCGGGGAGATTGATCCACTGAATACAGATCCTCAATACATTGAAGAAATGCGTGAAAAGCTGGGGTATAATGATCCTCTCCCAGTACAGTATTTCAACTGGGTAAGTGGATTCCTACAAGGCGACTTTGGAAAATCAACACGATATAAAGTACCTGTCTCAACGCTTATTGCGGAGAGATTGCCAAATACTATATTCCTGGGTGTTACATCACTTGTCATTACGTATGTTCTGGCTTTTGCAATGGGGATTTTTGCGGGACGCAGACCTTATACAATAGGTGATAATATTATTGGAGGTCTGAATTATCTTGGACTTGCGATTCCATCATTTATTGCCGGGGTATTTGCGATTTATTTCTTCTCATTTAATCTTGGCTGGATTCCTTATGCTGGATCTGTCGAGGTTGGTCTTGAACGTGGGACCTTTGAATATTATGTAAGCCGTGTACATCACGTGTTAATGCCGGCAATCGTTCTGGGGCTGTTGGGTACAGCGAGTTACACTCAATTCCTGCGAAACGATATTATTGAGAATAGCCGGAAAGACTTTGTCCGAACTGCACGTGCGAAAGGAACGCCAACTTCAAAGATTTATAACGTTCATATTATGAGAAACTCAATTATTCCGCTTATCACCTTCTTAGGCTTTGATATTGCGACATTAATAAGTGGTGCGATCATTACCGAAACGATTTTCACTTATCCTGGAATTGGACAATTGTTCCTGGAATCGGTAGGTAATCGTGATTACCCGACATTAATGGTTATTACAATGATGCTATCAACACTGACATTAGTAGGTAATCTTGTTGCTGATATTTTGTATGGTGTTGTTGATCCAAGAATACGTCTGGATTGA
- the opp4A gene encoding oligopeptide ABC transporter substrate-binding protein has translation MKKKSLLLMLAMLLILSAFLAACSSDNAAEPAENGNDTEDTDTDTEGTSGEAQAGGTLTYGFETAPEGLFNPAFYGIATDAEVLSLFDEALFTYDENLQPEPGIASWETEDNKVFTFTFQEGVMWHDGVELTVNDWVFALETIANPDYDGSRYANVQTIEGAEAFRNGEADTIAGLNVIDDYTIEITFDQARVNNLVNVWSYPMSRAQFEGIPVAEMSASEQVRTKPVGLGPFKVENVIPGEAVEMVKFEDYWRGEPKLDGINIRVLDSSTIVGALGQGDIDMVYLAPVNAPEVEELDNVEVVRYPGLSYYYIGFKLGTFNNETKEITEDKDKYADLNLRKAMAHAIDRQAWVDAFFFGYGKPIDGPVPSNHWIAADSADLETYDYDPERAKELLEEAGYVDVDGDGFVEDPNGEPFVAKFSHYATGNPTFETRAQAIVQYWQEVGINAELEMTEVNLYYEMIEKDDPAMETFFGGWGTGADPDPTALWGSDQLWNYPRFKNEESDKLLADALNVDIVGTDEQARKDLYVQWQQLVASEVPMIFIAELDEIVALNERVENVTFDVSGYNSPHEWSIAQ, from the coding sequence ATGAAAAAGAAGTCCTTATTGCTAATGCTTGCAATGCTGTTAATTCTATCAGCATTCCTTGCAGCATGTAGCTCAGACAATGCAGCAGAGCCTGCAGAAAACGGTAACGATACAGAAGATACAGACACTGATACAGAAGGTACTTCTGGTGAAGCACAAGCCGGCGGTACACTAACATACGGATTTGAAACTGCACCTGAAGGTCTTTTCAACCCGGCATTTTACGGAATCGCAACAGATGCAGAAGTACTTTCATTATTTGATGAAGCATTATTTACTTACGATGAAAACCTTCAGCCTGAGCCTGGTATTGCTAGCTGGGAAACTGAAGATAACAAAGTATTTACATTCACTTTCCAGGAAGGTGTAATGTGGCACGATGGTGTTGAATTAACAGTTAATGACTGGGTATTCGCACTTGAAACAATTGCAAACCCAGATTATGACGGATCTCGTTACGCAAATGTACAGACAATTGAAGGAGCAGAAGCTTTCCGTAACGGAGAAGCTGATACAATTGCTGGACTTAATGTAATCGATGATTACACAATCGAAATCACTTTTGACCAGGCTCGTGTTAACAACCTTGTTAACGTTTGGTCTTATCCAATGTCACGTGCACAGTTCGAAGGCATTCCAGTTGCAGAAATGTCTGCATCTGAGCAGGTTCGTACGAAGCCGGTTGGTCTTGGACCATTCAAGGTTGAAAACGTAATTCCTGGTGAAGCTGTAGAAATGGTGAAGTTCGAAGACTACTGGAGAGGCGAGCCTAAGCTGGACGGAATCAATATCCGAGTTCTTGACAGCTCTACAATTGTAGGAGCACTAGGACAGGGAGATATCGATATGGTTTACCTTGCTCCTGTTAATGCACCTGAAGTTGAAGAACTTGATAATGTAGAAGTTGTCCGTTACCCGGGTCTTTCTTACTACTATATTGGATTCAAACTTGGTACATTTAACAACGAAACAAAAGAAATCACAGAAGATAAAGATAAGTACGCTGATCTGAACCTGCGTAAGGCAATGGCACACGCGATTGACCGTCAGGCTTGGGTAGACGCTTTCTTCTTCGGTTATGGTAAGCCGATTGATGGACCAGTTCCATCTAACCACTGGATCGCAGCAGACTCTGCTGATCTTGAAACATATGATTACGATCCAGAAAGAGCAAAAGAGCTTCTTGAAGAAGCTGGTTATGTTGATGTAGATGGTGACGGATTTGTTGAAGATCCAAACGGAGAGCCTTTCGTAGCGAAGTTCTCTCACTATGCAACTGGTAACCCGACATTTGAAACACGTGCTCAGGCAATCGTTCAGTACTGGCAGGAAGTTGGTATTAATGCTGAGCTTGAAATGACTGAAGTTAACCTTTACTACGAAATGATCGAAAAAGATGATCCTGCAATGGAAACATTCTTCGGCGGTTGGGGAACTGGAGCAGATCCGGATCCAACAGCTCTTTGGGGATCTGACCAGCTTTGGAACTACCCACGTTTCAAGAACGAAGAGTCTGACAAGCTTCTTGCTGACGCTCTAAACGTTGATATTGTTGGTACTGATGAGCAGGCACGTAAAGATCTTTATGTTCAGTGGCAGCAACTTGTAGCTTCTGAAGTACCAATGATCTTTATCGCTGAGCTTGATGAAATCGTAGCACTTAACGAGCGTGTAGAAAACGTTACATTCGATGTATCTGGCTACAACAGCCCACACGAGTGGTCGATCGCTCAATAA